The Micromonospora sp. WMMD961 genome has a segment encoding these proteins:
- a CDS encoding nitrite/sulfite reductase, with translation MAVSSIPARSEDPTARPTRAPRRPRGEGQWALGHREPLNPNERIKKDDDPLNVRARIETIYAHRGFASIDPQDLRGRFRWWGLYTQRKAGIDGGRTAVLEPHELEDEFFMLRVRIDGGQLSLAQLRVIADISREFARDTADITDRQNIQYHWIRVEDMPEIWRRLESVGLQTTEACGDCPRIVLGSPVAGVARDELLDPTPAIDEIVSRYVGDKQFSNLPRKFKTSISWLVDTPYESNDIAFLGVDHPEHGPGFDVWVGGGLSTNPMLAQRLGVWVPLAEVPDVWAGVVGIFRDYGYRRLRNRARLKFLVADWGVERFREVLEKDYLGRTLLDGPAPTLPSKPVDHVGVHEQADGRHYVGAAPVVGRVSGAQLSQLADVVEAHGSDRVRLTPYQKLLVLDVPAERTESLVDALRGIGLEARPSAWRRGTMACTGIEYCKLAIVETKARGEELVARLEQRLRDFDADISIHINGCPNACARTQVADIGLKGQLVVGPDGRQVEGFQVHLGGGLGMAQGQTAGFGRKLRGLKTTAEELPEYVERLARRYLAGRSEGETFANWVIRVDEEDLR, from the coding sequence ATGGCGGTCAGCAGCATCCCGGCCCGATCCGAGGACCCGACGGCTCGCCCGACCCGAGCGCCGCGCCGGCCACGGGGTGAGGGTCAGTGGGCGCTCGGTCACCGCGAGCCGCTCAACCCCAACGAGCGGATCAAGAAGGACGACGACCCGCTCAACGTCCGGGCCCGCATCGAGACGATCTACGCGCACCGTGGCTTCGCCTCCATCGACCCGCAGGACCTGCGGGGCCGGTTCCGCTGGTGGGGCCTCTACACCCAGCGCAAGGCGGGCATCGACGGCGGGCGCACCGCCGTGCTGGAGCCGCACGAGCTGGAGGACGAGTTCTTCATGCTCCGGGTCCGCATCGACGGCGGCCAGCTCAGCCTGGCCCAGTTGCGGGTGATCGCGGACATCTCCCGGGAGTTCGCCCGGGACACCGCCGACATCACCGACCGGCAGAACATCCAGTACCACTGGATCCGGGTCGAGGACATGCCGGAGATCTGGCGTCGGCTGGAGTCGGTCGGTCTGCAGACCACCGAGGCCTGCGGCGACTGCCCGCGCATCGTGCTGGGCAGCCCGGTCGCCGGCGTGGCCCGCGACGAGCTGCTCGACCCGACTCCGGCGATCGACGAGATCGTCTCCCGGTACGTCGGCGACAAGCAGTTCTCCAACCTGCCCCGCAAGTTCAAGACGTCGATCTCCTGGTTGGTGGACACCCCGTACGAGTCGAACGACATCGCCTTCCTCGGTGTCGACCATCCCGAGCACGGGCCCGGCTTCGACGTCTGGGTCGGCGGGGGCCTCTCCACCAACCCGATGCTGGCCCAGCGGCTCGGCGTCTGGGTTCCGCTGGCCGAGGTGCCGGACGTGTGGGCCGGTGTGGTCGGCATCTTCCGCGACTACGGCTACCGTCGGCTGCGCAACCGCGCCCGACTGAAGTTCCTGGTGGCCGACTGGGGTGTGGAGCGCTTCCGGGAGGTCCTGGAGAAGGACTACCTCGGCCGCACGTTGCTCGACGGCCCGGCACCGACCCTGCCGTCGAAGCCGGTCGACCACGTGGGCGTGCACGAGCAGGCCGACGGGCGGCACTACGTGGGCGCCGCCCCGGTGGTCGGGCGGGTCTCCGGCGCGCAGCTGAGCCAGTTGGCCGACGTGGTCGAGGCGCACGGCAGCGACCGGGTACGGCTCACCCCGTACCAGAAGCTGCTGGTGCTCGACGTGCCGGCGGAGCGGACGGAGTCGCTGGTCGACGCGCTGCGCGGGATCGGCCTGGAGGCCCGGCCGTCGGCCTGGCGGCGCGGCACGATGGCGTGCACCGGCATCGAGTACTGCAAGTTGGCGATCGTCGAGACGAAGGCCCGCGGCGAGGAGCTGGTGGCCCGGCTGGAGCAGCGGCTGCGTGACTTCGACGCGGACATCTCGATCCACATCAACGGCTGCCCGAACGCGTGCGCGCGTACCCAGGTGGCCGACATCGGGCTCAAGGGTCAGCTGGTGGTCGGCCCGGACGGCCGGCAGGTCGAGGGTTTCCAGGTGCACCTGGGCGGTGGCCTGGGCATGGCCCAGGGGCAGACCGCCGGCTTCGGGCGCAAGCTGCGCGGTCTGAAGACCACCGCGGAGGAGCTTCCGGAGTACGTGGAACGGCTGGCCCGCCGCTACCTGGCCGGCCGGAGCGAGGGCGAGACGTTCGCCAACTGGGTGATCAGAGTCGACGAGGAGGACCTGCGGTGA
- a CDS encoding glycosyltransferase family 39 protein has product MGGLSEKSSGAAWDHLRRLPVWLPPALLTLAVTVTGLGSAQLWRDELATWSAATRSPTDLARLADTIDAATGPYYLFMHIWTRIVGDSTVALRAPAALAMTVAAGLLAVLGARLVDRRAGLFAGLLFAVLPGTSRYGQEARPYALATMLAVLATVLLVTALRRPSWARWAGYAAAVTALGLVHLIALTVLAAHALVVVLAWWRGTTAAGIPAPGISASSATAPGISASNATAPADRSGARDRRVWRWVVAVVPVALLAGPLLLKARTQQSRQLNWVGLARLDDLAALPGGVAQSSVVGGLLLGVAALGAARLGRRALLPVSAVLLPVLLLFAAGAVVPLWVPRYLVFVVPFACLLAGAALAAVTAPAALVVVVLAGLLGLPDQAALRRTHEWPRNAPVDYAGAARVIGDGQRPGDTVVYSPRHSWLFLDLGMEYHLDDPPRDVLVTEDEVRRGDLWAAECPQPAQCLAGTPRVWLVVAGRHADPLAVVPGAKGDALRAQFTVTQVWPRPGLTVALLTTRPGN; this is encoded by the coding sequence GTGGGCGGATTGTCCGAGAAGTCGAGCGGGGCGGCGTGGGACCACCTGCGCCGCCTACCGGTCTGGCTCCCCCCGGCGCTGTTGACCCTGGCGGTGACAGTGACGGGGCTGGGCTCCGCCCAACTGTGGCGCGACGAGCTGGCCACCTGGAGCGCGGCCACCCGCTCGCCCACCGACCTGGCCCGCCTGGCCGACACCATCGACGCCGCCACCGGCCCGTACTACCTGTTCATGCACATCTGGACCAGGATCGTCGGCGACTCCACGGTCGCCCTGCGCGCGCCGGCCGCGCTGGCGATGACCGTGGCCGCCGGGCTGCTCGCCGTGCTCGGCGCACGGCTCGTCGACCGACGCGCCGGGCTCTTCGCCGGCCTGCTGTTCGCGGTGCTCCCCGGCACCTCCCGCTACGGGCAGGAGGCCCGCCCGTACGCGCTGGCCACCATGCTCGCGGTGCTCGCCACAGTGCTCCTGGTGACCGCGCTGCGCCGGCCGAGCTGGGCCCGTTGGGCCGGGTACGCCGCCGCGGTCACCGCTCTCGGACTCGTCCACCTGATCGCGCTCACAGTGCTCGCCGCGCACGCGCTGGTCGTCGTGCTCGCCTGGTGGCGAGGCACGACCGCGGCGGGTATCCCCGCGCCGGGCATCTCCGCGTCAAGCGCCACCGCGCCGGGCATCTCCGCGTCAAACGCCACCGCGCCGGCCGATCGCAGCGGTGCGCGGGATCGGCGGGTGTGGCGGTGGGTGGTAGCCGTGGTGCCGGTCGCACTGTTGGCCGGTCCGTTGCTGCTCAAGGCCCGGACCCAGCAGTCCCGGCAGCTGAACTGGGTCGGTCTGGCTCGGCTGGACGACCTGGCCGCACTGCCCGGCGGGGTGGCCCAGAGCAGCGTGGTCGGTGGGCTGCTGCTCGGGGTCGCCGCGTTGGGCGCGGCCCGGCTCGGGCGGCGCGCCCTGCTGCCGGTGAGCGCGGTACTGCTGCCCGTGCTGCTGCTCTTCGCCGCCGGCGCGGTCGTACCCCTGTGGGTGCCTCGGTACCTGGTCTTCGTGGTGCCGTTCGCGTGCCTGCTGGCGGGCGCGGCGCTGGCCGCGGTGACCGCGCCGGCCGCGCTCGTCGTGGTGGTCCTGGCCGGGCTGCTCGGCCTGCCCGACCAGGCCGCGCTGCGGCGGACCCACGAGTGGCCGCGCAACGCGCCGGTGGACTACGCGGGGGCGGCGAGGGTGATCGGCGACGGTCAGCGGCCGGGCGACACGGTGGTCTACTCGCCCCGACACAGTTGGCTCTTCCTCGACCTCGGCATGGAGTACCACCTCGACGACCCGCCGCGCGACGTGCTGGTCACCGAGGACGAGGTCCGCCGGGGTGACCTGTGGGCCGCCGAGTGTCCCCAACCGGCGCAGTGCCTGGCCGGCACACCACGGGTGTGGCTGGTCGTCGCCGGCCGGCACGCTGATCCGCTGGCTGTCGTGCCCGGTGCCAAGGGCGACGCGCTCCGCGCGCAATTCACCGTCACCCAGGTCTGGCCGCGCCCCGGCCTGACCGTCGCCCTGCTGACCACCCGGCCCGGCAACTGA
- a CDS encoding PAS domain-containing sensor histidine kinase, producing the protein MSTLRDLAEEHTHLRPADIDHLHRIAGDWQLLSDLSFADLLLWVPVDADGTFLCVAQVRPTTAPTAYQDDQVGRIVGGPEVAHLGVAYSQGRIWREGDPVWYGDVPARHEAIPVRLRTAEGEAGEVIAVVGRDTNLSTARTPSQLELNYLTTADDLAQMIADGTFPPPRHPGETTSAPRVGDGLVRLDAGGKVTYASPNAQSAYRRLGYASHLVGEDLAALHRRLAGDPLDGTEASNGILAALRGEAPPRREIDARGATMLTRALPLMPAGVPIGALVLVRDITEVRRRDRALITKDATIREIHHRVKNNLQTVAALLRLQARRVAMPEARVALEESVRRVASIALVHETLSMSSDEAVEFDGIVDRVASAATEVAATEVSVGMRRRGSFGVLPAEIATSLVMVLNELLLNAVEHGFPPSDEGDEPPAVAASGMVPVAVPEVDPSVRPEVVVSAHRFRKMLHVSVTDNGRGLPPDFDAERASRLGLQIVRALVTGELRGTIELRAGANGGTEAVLVVPLARNAPDGRSQS; encoded by the coding sequence GTGTCCACGCTGCGCGACCTCGCCGAGGAGCACACCCATCTCCGTCCGGCCGACATCGACCACCTGCACCGCATCGCCGGCGACTGGCAACTGCTCTCCGATCTGTCCTTCGCCGACCTGCTGCTCTGGGTGCCGGTCGACGCCGACGGCACGTTCCTCTGCGTCGCCCAGGTCCGCCCGACGACCGCACCCACCGCGTACCAGGACGACCAGGTGGGGCGCATCGTCGGCGGGCCGGAGGTGGCACACCTCGGCGTGGCGTACTCCCAGGGCCGGATCTGGCGGGAGGGCGACCCGGTCTGGTACGGCGACGTGCCGGCCCGGCACGAGGCGATCCCGGTCCGGCTGCGGACCGCCGAAGGGGAGGCCGGTGAGGTGATCGCCGTGGTGGGGCGGGACACCAACCTCTCTACCGCGCGCACCCCCAGCCAATTGGAGCTCAACTACCTGACCACGGCGGACGACCTGGCGCAGATGATCGCGGACGGCACCTTCCCGCCACCCCGGCATCCGGGCGAGACCACCTCCGCGCCCCGGGTCGGCGACGGGCTGGTCCGGCTCGACGCCGGAGGAAAGGTCACCTACGCCAGCCCGAACGCCCAGTCCGCGTACCGCCGACTGGGCTACGCCTCCCATCTGGTGGGCGAAGACCTGGCGGCGCTGCACCGCCGGCTGGCCGGTGACCCGCTGGACGGCACCGAGGCCTCGAACGGCATCCTGGCCGCACTGCGCGGTGAGGCGCCGCCCCGACGGGAGATCGACGCCCGGGGTGCCACGATGCTCACCCGTGCGCTGCCGCTGATGCCCGCCGGGGTGCCGATCGGCGCGCTGGTGCTGGTCCGGGACATCACCGAGGTCCGTCGCCGGGACCGAGCCCTGATCACCAAGGACGCCACCATCCGGGAGATCCACCACCGGGTGAAGAACAACCTGCAGACCGTGGCCGCGCTGCTGCGGTTGCAGGCTCGCCGGGTGGCCATGCCGGAGGCCCGGGTCGCGCTGGAGGAGTCGGTACGCCGGGTCGCGTCGATCGCCCTGGTGCACGAGACGCTCTCCATGTCCAGCGACGAGGCGGTCGAGTTCGACGGCATCGTCGACCGGGTGGCCAGCGCCGCGACCGAGGTCGCGGCGACCGAGGTGAGCGTCGGCATGCGACGGCGGGGCAGCTTCGGCGTGCTGCCGGCGGAGATCGCCACCTCGCTGGTGATGGTCCTCAACGAGTTGCTGCTCAACGCCGTCGAGCACGGCTTCCCGCCGAGCGACGAGGGCGACGAGCCTCCTGCGGTCGCCGCCTCCGGGATGGTGCCGGTCGCCGTACCCGAGGTCGATCCGTCGGTACGACCCGAGGTGGTGGTTTCGGCCCACCGGTTCCGCAAGATGCTGCACGTGTCGGTGACCGACAACGGGCGCGGCCTGCCACCGGACTTCGACGCCGAACGTGCCAGCCGACTCGGCCTCCAGATCGTCCGGGCCCTGGTCACCGGGGAGCTGCGTGGCACCATCGAGCTGCGCGCCGGGGCCAACGGTGGCACCGAGGCGGTGCTCGTCGTCCCGCTGGCCCGCAATGCCCCGGACGGTCGCTCACAATCCTGA
- a CDS encoding SIS domain-containing protein: MAADIDEQPAGYARLLSAANAAEIVRVAAVIAERRPRHVVFTARGTSDHAALYGAYLTEIRLGLPAGLASPSAVTLFGARPDLSDALVVGVSQSGGSPDLAEVLRAARDSGALTLAVTNAPDSPLVDVAELSVDIAAGHERAVAATKTYTAELLALLMLVEGIRAGDGVLPAAEREALDALPELAARTLADDTPARLAPRYRFARQLVTTGRGYAYPTAREAALKLMETSYLPALAFSGADLLHGPLAMTDPEVPVLAVVGSGPGGRSMGEVLPRLGERRADVVVVGSAEVPGATRLAVPEVDERYAPLLDILPLQRLALALALTRGEDPDAPRGLKKVTATM; the protein is encoded by the coding sequence ATGGCCGCCGACATCGACGAGCAGCCCGCTGGCTACGCGCGGCTGCTCTCCGCCGCCAACGCCGCCGAGATCGTCCGGGTGGCGGCGGTGATCGCCGAACGCCGCCCGCGGCACGTGGTCTTCACCGCCCGGGGCACCTCCGACCACGCGGCCCTGTACGGGGCGTACCTGACCGAGATCCGGCTGGGCCTGCCCGCCGGGCTCGCCTCGCCCAGCGCGGTCACCCTGTTCGGGGCGCGCCCCGACCTGTCCGACGCGTTGGTCGTCGGGGTCAGCCAGAGCGGCGGGTCACCCGACCTGGCGGAGGTGCTACGCGCCGCCCGGGACTCCGGGGCGCTGACCCTCGCGGTGACCAACGCCCCCGACTCGCCGCTGGTCGACGTGGCGGAGTTGAGCGTCGACATCGCCGCCGGACACGAGCGGGCGGTGGCCGCCACCAAGACGTACACCGCTGAACTGCTCGCCCTGCTGATGCTGGTGGAGGGGATCCGGGCCGGCGACGGCGTGCTCCCGGCGGCCGAACGGGAGGCGCTCGACGCGCTGCCCGAGCTGGCCGCCCGCACCCTCGCCGACGACACACCGGCCCGGCTCGCACCCCGCTACCGGTTCGCCCGGCAACTGGTCACCACCGGTCGGGGGTACGCGTACCCGACCGCCCGGGAGGCCGCACTGAAGCTGATGGAGACGTCGTACCTGCCCGCGCTCGCCTTCTCCGGCGCCGACCTGCTGCACGGCCCGCTCGCGATGACCGACCCGGAGGTCCCGGTGCTCGCGGTGGTCGGTTCCGGCCCTGGCGGACGGTCGATGGGCGAGGTGCTGCCCCGCCTCGGTGAACGCCGCGCCGACGTGGTGGTGGTCGGCTCCGCCGAGGTACCGGGAGCCACCCGGCTGGCCGTCCCCGAGGTCGACGAGCGGTACGCGCCACTGCTGGACATCCTGCCGCTGCAGCGGTTGGCGCTGGCCCTGGCTCTCACGCGGGGTGAGGACCCGGATGCGCCACGCGGGTTGAAGAAGGTCACCGCGACGATGTGA
- a CDS encoding tetratricopeptide repeat protein — protein MPEGTDDAALSATEELALARLALDEGDLHRAAGHLAGALARAPTLPEVHETLARLAAMSDGGLDLFPINHHTFVGAVVARAHLLATAGRPAEGLELLAAATAYAPSAPWAGVPWVTAPELTERLDPEHIARVLMQVCAALPDPVPRLGRDALTPYLTLARNAVTVHPEHSLLLGAASALARRIGEVALAVRWATRGVRAQPSKMGEVWLGYAYRSAGRTRDGLAALGRAVELDPDDLAIYADIAGTLADIGRLDEALEWTERALARDPSFDCAVHTAYRLRHLRDGDLAHLVALADFVRDHPDDSHEHGDLAQCCRARPWLGQLTPADGPLLDAMRQAVADDDNGLGSAVRLAAPAPPSAVRTATSTAPGLRIEVVGGAPEPDPREPRRASAQLLWRYADDVPTPALPAPSATAVERIGQIAHPAWPHPPAAYDAAVSLAGLDVADLLGLLVHPPAAPANAVGRLLAAHDPSVWVRGVQVWACLGLLHHRTDEPWEGSTRRRVLLDLIWGVEDWVTEAALFALVTAAWVDPSVRSDVARVVAERLADAAAVARTRPVPIAGSLAHVALAAPELDPATAALATELLGRRSARVPRPRNPLRRLWHRLRRR, from the coding sequence GTGCCCGAGGGAACGGACGATGCCGCGCTCTCCGCGACGGAGGAGCTGGCGCTGGCCCGGCTGGCACTGGACGAGGGCGACCTGCACCGCGCCGCCGGTCACCTCGCCGGGGCGTTGGCGCGGGCACCCACCCTGCCCGAGGTGCACGAGACGCTGGCCCGGCTCGCCGCTATGAGCGACGGCGGCCTGGACCTCTTCCCGATCAACCACCACACGTTCGTGGGAGCCGTCGTCGCCCGCGCCCACCTGCTCGCCACGGCCGGTCGCCCCGCCGAGGGGCTGGAACTGCTGGCCGCGGCGACCGCGTACGCGCCCAGCGCCCCGTGGGCCGGGGTTCCCTGGGTCACCGCGCCCGAGTTGACCGAACGGTTGGACCCGGAACACATCGCCCGCGTCCTCATGCAGGTGTGCGCGGCGCTGCCCGACCCGGTGCCACGGCTCGGCCGGGACGCCCTGACGCCGTACCTGACGCTGGCCCGCAACGCGGTCACCGTGCACCCCGAGCACAGCCTGCTGCTGGGTGCGGCGTCCGCGCTGGCCCGGCGCATCGGCGAAGTCGCCCTGGCGGTCCGCTGGGCCACCCGGGGGGTACGCGCACAGCCCTCGAAGATGGGCGAGGTCTGGCTCGGGTACGCGTACCGCAGCGCGGGCCGGACCCGCGACGGCCTCGCGGCTCTCGGTCGCGCCGTCGAGCTGGACCCCGACGACCTGGCGATCTACGCGGACATCGCCGGCACCCTGGCCGACATCGGCCGGCTCGACGAGGCGCTGGAGTGGACCGAGCGGGCGCTGGCACGCGACCCGTCGTTCGACTGCGCGGTACACACCGCGTACCGCCTGCGGCACCTGCGCGACGGCGACCTGGCCCACCTGGTCGCGCTCGCCGACTTCGTCCGGGACCACCCCGACGACAGTCACGAGCACGGCGACCTGGCCCAGTGCTGCCGGGCCCGGCCCTGGCTGGGCCAACTGACGCCGGCCGACGGCCCGCTGCTCGACGCGATGCGCCAGGCGGTGGCCGACGACGACAACGGTCTCGGCAGCGCCGTACGCCTGGCTGCCCCCGCCCCGCCGAGTGCCGTTCGGACGGCGACGTCGACCGCACCCGGGCTGCGGATCGAAGTCGTCGGCGGCGCGCCGGAGCCGGACCCACGCGAGCCGCGACGGGCGTCCGCACAACTGTTGTGGCGGTACGCGGACGACGTGCCCACGCCCGCCCTGCCGGCACCCTCGGCGACGGCGGTCGAACGGATCGGGCAGATCGCGCACCCGGCGTGGCCACACCCGCCCGCGGCGTACGACGCGGCGGTGAGCCTGGCCGGTCTCGACGTGGCCGACCTGCTCGGTCTGCTGGTGCACCCGCCCGCGGCACCGGCCAACGCGGTGGGTCGACTGCTGGCCGCCCACGACCCGTCGGTCTGGGTCCGGGGTGTGCAGGTGTGGGCCTGCCTGGGTCTGCTGCACCACCGCACCGACGAGCCGTGGGAGGGTTCGACCCGCCGCCGCGTGCTGCTCGACCTGATCTGGGGCGTCGAGGACTGGGTCACCGAGGCGGCGCTGTTCGCCCTGGTCACCGCAGCCTGGGTGGATCCCTCGGTGCGCTCGGACGTGGCGCGGGTGGTGGCGGAGCGGCTCGCCGACGCGGCCGCCGTGGCGCGGACCCGGCCGGTCCCGATCGCCGGTTCACTGGCCCATGTGGCGCTCGCCGCCCCGGAACTGGACCCGGCCACCGCGGCCCTCGCCACCGAACTGCTCGGCCGGCGATCCGCCCGGGTCCCCCGCCCCCGCAACCCCCTACGCCGACTCTGGCACCGCCTGCGCCGCCGGTAA
- a CDS encoding MDR family MFS transporter, with translation MTQATQAGTRPNNIRVVLFGLMIAMMLAMLDNMIVSTALPRIVGEFGGLNHFTWVVTAYVLGTTVSTPIWGKLGDLYGRKSVFLTSVVIFLVGSALCGMAGSGMLGGPQDGMVQLIAFRAVQGLGAGGLMVGVMAIIGDLVPPRERGRYQGMIAGIMAIAMVAGPLVGGFITDHLSWRWAFYVNLPLGGVALLVLITTMHLPKYRTEHRIDWLGAGLLSVGITAIVLITTWGGNEYDWTSPQILGLAVLAVLALLAFGLVERRVQEPILPLALFANRNFALISVVGFLLGFAMFGAMNFLPLYQQTVQGASATNSGLLLLPLMFGMLVVSLVIGRAITKNGRYRAYPIIGGVVMTGGMALLSMLDTDTSKLMSSLYMVVLGVGMGFLMQTSMLIAQNSVEQKDLGAASGAATFFRSIGGSFGISLFGAIFANRLADSEGGRAFGGGEAGAGMDLAKLKELPAQARELVLGGLSDAISHVFLWAVLFTIVIPVLAWFIKEIPLRTANEAPPQATPEEEAEVALGKAPVA, from the coding sequence ATGACTCAGGCAACCCAGGCCGGCACACGACCCAACAACATCCGGGTCGTGCTGTTCGGGCTGATGATCGCGATGATGCTCGCGATGCTCGACAACATGATCGTCAGCACCGCGTTACCGCGGATCGTCGGCGAGTTCGGTGGCCTCAACCACTTCACCTGGGTGGTCACCGCGTACGTCCTGGGCACCACCGTCTCCACCCCGATCTGGGGCAAGCTCGGTGACCTCTACGGCCGCAAGTCGGTCTTCCTGACGTCGGTCGTCATCTTCCTCGTCGGCTCTGCCCTCTGCGGCATGGCCGGTTCCGGGATGCTCGGCGGCCCGCAGGACGGCATGGTCCAGTTGATCGCCTTCCGGGCCGTGCAGGGCCTCGGCGCCGGCGGCCTCATGGTCGGCGTGATGGCGATCATCGGTGACCTGGTGCCGCCGCGCGAGCGTGGGCGCTACCAGGGCATGATCGCCGGCATCATGGCGATCGCCATGGTCGCCGGCCCACTGGTCGGTGGCTTCATCACCGACCACCTCTCCTGGCGCTGGGCGTTCTACGTGAACCTGCCGCTGGGTGGGGTCGCGCTGCTCGTGCTGATCACCACCATGCACCTGCCGAAGTACCGCACCGAGCACCGGATCGACTGGCTCGGCGCGGGTCTGCTCTCGGTCGGCATCACCGCGATCGTGCTCATCACCACCTGGGGTGGCAACGAGTACGACTGGACGTCCCCGCAGATCCTCGGTCTGGCCGTCCTGGCCGTGCTCGCGTTGCTGGCGTTCGGTCTGGTGGAGCGTCGTGTCCAGGAGCCGATCCTGCCGTTGGCGCTCTTCGCCAACCGCAACTTCGCGCTGATCTCGGTGGTCGGCTTTCTGCTCGGCTTCGCGATGTTCGGCGCGATGAACTTCCTGCCGCTCTACCAGCAGACCGTGCAGGGGGCGTCGGCGACCAACAGTGGTCTGCTGCTGCTGCCCCTGATGTTCGGCATGCTGGTCGTCTCGCTGGTCATCGGCCGGGCGATCACCAAGAACGGCAGGTACCGGGCGTACCCGATCATCGGTGGTGTGGTGATGACCGGGGGCATGGCGCTGCTGTCCATGCTCGACACCGACACCAGCAAGCTGATGTCCTCGCTCTACATGGTCGTGCTCGGCGTCGGTATGGGCTTCCTCATGCAGACGTCGATGCTGATCGCGCAGAACAGCGTGGAGCAGAAGGACCTCGGCGCGGCCAGCGGCGCGGCGACCTTCTTCCGGTCGATCGGCGGCTCGTTCGGCATCTCGCTGTTCGGCGCGATCTTCGCCAACCGGCTGGCCGACTCCGAGGGCGGCCGGGCGTTCGGCGGCGGCGAGGCCGGTGCCGGTATGGACCTGGCGAAGCTCAAGGAACTGCCCGCCCAGGCGCGCGAGTTGGTGCTCGGTGGTCTCTCCGACGCGATCTCGCACGTGTTCCTGTGGGCGGTGCTGTTCACCATCGTGATCCCGGTGCTCGCCTGGTTCATCAAGGAGATCCCGCTGCGGACCGCCAACGAGGCGCCCCCGCAGGCCACCCCGGAGGAGGAGGCCGAGGTCGCTCTCGGCAAGGCCCCCGTCGCCTGA
- a CDS encoding TetR/AcrR family transcriptional regulator, protein MRESTGGTRERIKAVALELFTEQGYEKTSLREIAERLNVTKAALYYHFKSKDDIVASFVEDRLVQIDALTAWAESQPATLDTRRELVSRYADTMFGGETPSVMRFFEQNQTVLKSLAAGQQMRGRMMTLADALCRGDDSPAAQLRATLSLFAVHGSWFALRAPHISDDERRKIALEVADELLAAIGSDPAATTPLDPSATADPGATADEGASGTG, encoded by the coding sequence GTGAGGGAGAGCACAGGCGGGACGCGGGAGCGGATCAAGGCCGTCGCGCTCGAGCTCTTCACCGAGCAGGGGTACGAGAAGACCTCGCTTCGGGAGATCGCGGAGCGCCTCAACGTGACCAAGGCCGCGCTCTACTACCACTTCAAGAGCAAGGACGACATCGTCGCCAGCTTCGTCGAGGACCGGCTGGTGCAGATCGACGCGCTGACCGCGTGGGCCGAGTCGCAGCCCGCGACCCTGGACACGAGGCGCGAACTCGTCTCCCGCTACGCCGACACGATGTTCGGCGGCGAGACGCCGTCGGTGATGCGCTTCTTCGAGCAGAACCAGACCGTGCTGAAGAGTCTCGCCGCCGGCCAGCAGATGCGCGGCCGGATGATGACGCTCGCCGACGCGCTGTGCCGTGGCGACGACTCCCCCGCCGCCCAACTGCGCGCCACCCTGTCCCTGTTCGCTGTGCACGGCAGCTGGTTCGCGCTCCGCGCGCCGCACATCAGCGACGACGAACGCCGCAAGATCGCCCTGGAGGTCGCTGACGAGTTGTTGGCTGCCATCGGCAGCGATCCTGCGGCGACCACGCCGCTCGACCCGAGCGCGACAGCCGACCCGGGCGCGACAGCCGACGAGGGCGCGTCCGGCACCGGCTGA
- a CDS encoding GNAT family N-acetyltransferase, with the protein MTGLRVRPAEPADFAAVARLTVAAYEADGQLKGEHGYGAVLADVSTRAANGEVLVAVDEATDAVLGSVTFVLPGTRFAELSGPGEAEFRMLAVDPGAQGRGVGAALAQACVTRATELGCVAVVICVRAGMALSAHRLYSRLGFVRAPEKDWSPAPGVDLLGLRLDLTRG; encoded by the coding sequence TTGACCGGGCTGCGGGTCCGTCCTGCCGAGCCGGCCGACTTCGCGGCGGTGGCCCGGCTGACCGTGGCCGCGTACGAGGCGGACGGTCAGCTCAAGGGCGAGCACGGCTACGGCGCGGTGCTGGCCGACGTGTCGACCCGGGCCGCCAACGGCGAGGTGCTGGTCGCGGTGGACGAGGCGACCGACGCGGTGCTCGGCTCGGTGACCTTCGTGCTGCCGGGCACCCGCTTCGCGGAGCTGTCCGGGCCCGGCGAGGCGGAGTTCCGGATGCTCGCCGTCGACCCGGGCGCCCAGGGGCGGGGTGTCGGCGCCGCGCTGGCCCAGGCGTGCGTCACGCGTGCGACCGAGTTGGGCTGCGTGGCGGTGGTGATCTGCGTCCGGGCCGGGATGGCCCTCTCGGCCCACCGGCTCTACTCGCGGCTCGGGTTCGTCCGTGCACCGGAGAAGGACTGGTCGCCGGCACCGGGGGTGGACCTGCTCGGTCTGCGGCTGGACCTGACGCGCGGCTGA
- a CDS encoding biotin/lipoyl-binding carrier protein, with the protein MAEEIRAEMVANVWKVVATAGDTVAEGDTLVILESMKMEIPVIAESEGVVQQLAVHEGDVVQDGDLIAVIA; encoded by the coding sequence ATGGCCGAGGAGATCCGCGCCGAGATGGTGGCGAACGTCTGGAAGGTCGTCGCCACGGCTGGTGACACGGTGGCCGAGGGCGACACCCTGGTGATCCTCGAGTCGATGAAGATGGAGATCCCGGTCATCGCCGAGTCCGAGGGCGTGGTCCAGCAGCTCGCGGTGCACGAGGGCGACGTCGTGCAGGACGGCGACCTGATCGCGGTGATTGCTTGA